One genomic region from Bactrocera tryoni isolate S06 chromosome 3, CSIRO_BtryS06_freeze2, whole genome shotgun sequence encodes:
- the LOC120770877 gene encoding small subunit processome component 20 homolog: MAEILHKTKNTNTFRYKSFVDRVNEIDIRRLALYRIGHENEELPEDENETCFHQTLKKWIVLNLTDEFGQFSRRCLKVVTLPQLVHKKDFVIDLLLERLSTATTLSLQPLLELLYVLARDLREDFYPYFQRVLDRLICLLNTQDAEQLEWTLVCLAYLFKALKPYLKKNIGVVFHAILPLLDEQRYEEHVTNFAVECFSFIARDVRDYRKFLDFVLDTIAREQVDSITGCGRLLFEIVRGVKGQFHSVAGDFLQFMFECLVDEQRAKSQDKLQLLCEIVKQSVQELLNFLSPQSMPLYWNKLCNVTQNMMLAGVGASEQLVYILPLYILAAEHRNGKHLCELDVVVPTIIKMLDYCGQEKAKGKAEGALHLLVELVSKVLLANNAHLTQLDTSRLMKKALSVQQRDIYAQFVLLVGVHAQFELLVLPSVVANFEDKFDEPAFELLARVVLHKRPLAGNAFALDSWQPYILHIKQQNTLEKLKEKIKTLAFNENVLEEESNALREQVLLLILAPHIAGLEKEALEPKLNTILNQILDSLNADNNLAQKLTLYSLVLETHIHLKFKCVSSFVQRSIETLLPHATTNLQALGALDQLLSATPKFTEEEIQRISELLVPLLSSHAHDVRLLAAHCLQTLHRQTKLAHPYKIFYAAECIEPNVHNYREQLLQLQQLETAGELYRAIEKEESQRDIYKRHILRFLLGMLYHNFKFVWEPVLKLIESYAQAMSVADFWAIYHQLLQQTAESIDYTVTAAQDTTAAAIETVPCWRSAILNELLPALQLPKQTQQQLLNYRNLLWMRLPQFGQMAQQKNRDLVGLFLQFVNEEYRARLERRELTWDLTQLAAGQAQDQIAEAETLDSDAEEDDDKQTERPRKTGRRGKQRKDQQGFIAKSILQTLQSKLGVFAAQTNPRSLYREPELYALYMDLLAGPNAQLQRAALDCILRYKSKALMPHKEHLYALVDEVKFKEELVNFKLDEAVSEEQRPELMKILLRILYGKMITKGTQRALSAQARKSLILRFLGQCTTEEILWFLEMAFGKYAKYTDAALPLEQIPALVLADFDTHAAWSPKKLQSIVNLLELIRKEFGGLMKRDFHIYMLKLLTFVGCACNAILLLPAAQLALIHPKMCVVYKNVRNAALLSLVNFFAHIDEFEWEAAQVRCLTEVYVWPVIEKLPQDAIHTPTPLLRLLLQWGEKPQHFNFLAQRRTDVDSQETPIIFHYVVALLLNEKAKPAVRRPIMALVERLLDPKSKVELVEVTGLHIVKPYIPELLKRLRMNFSTRAAKQAIDKRDLNILSLLTAHVEDAATCDSLLQLLLPILIAKSQRNASEEVVTQVITTLANLIKQLDAPETYLRKLAPLFEQTQEVNARKLLCQLVTDIARKRHKQATQSNDEALIAQATRLQRTARLTSMLNAWDKRWVEQPDYDKRLDALKEIAQLLDAEHDGVDIELGVLAIYNCVYFIKYDKDMGLRDNASEHLRLLLPRLAQRYAATADDKPNLDYLVGDVAINLLRRLLRDNNDNVRYEGIRLLGELARQAPTTHAVLQDLAPLGDQQDAEVDFFENLTHLQTHRHGRALLKFNSHAQTLTQRPCTRTLTEFVLPLATRYLLQEKHAGKHTLIDAAIETVGVVCQLLPWQQYHALLRYYLTKLRSSQEHQRQCVRIVVRILDAFHFDLTQAQADAQALQQLRAKLSSEEITEAEEKPETAAKKEIVTADNEAIEAEDADEKEMEVDVEDEDTALAAELAAADMDATAAQDDTAPAICVLNAALVLPAGAAKRVMLTITSILIPTLNRAITEQSSYDNKHKVNRKRFSAEREEEEILRVPIALALVKLMQKLPKDLMEASLPGVFMKVCTFLRSPLKSVRMLTRDILKKIMLALGASYLALLMDHLQSLLTRGFQVHVLAVTVHGVLDALREQLQPSDIENCLHNLLDVALNDIFGEITAEKENEKIAAHTPEAKPSAKSYLVLHIVARNIQDNCLLDLLMPFKEHLTRSHSRKVTLKIQDCFAKIVSGLVENAHISRESLLIFIYGTVSESITDLLPGTQKRALSEQEKERMRRARPDCFIIQPAPRTRSGAVNKRVQSNAQANAHILIEFGLELLQIVLKRKKLVEVDYQPFLNPLLPLLRDALKSTHVRVVTFALKCFGAIWNDAYELPALQQQYLSDVVERMFEILKNISTFGAIKQDENLQLVKSCYKAIVALLRKCSDYELTPEQLQQLVLYVEQNLYEGEHQTLSFSLLKALIARRVEAESFHQIMKRIGDMSIQSQSDFVRDEARNILVTYIMEYPLKKRVDQIVKFFTVQLRYSLPSGRQSVIQFLHALIKKFPLKILSKRAEFLYISLGPRLVNDEDPGCRKAIAECIELLITRLEKVDRQRLFDMTLLFFEAGNKPSVAEMAASLCSRFLNAEKQSFAPRLKLVLPTIVARLTMNNPSAPGRFVRAPTALGFDVDEEKLKKRRKYNKVKGQNTKQVEEIVLTEEEVAKTAEDHQRAIDHEIIQIQYCLLKMLDYCSVELLSGNNAELSHVIDELAYESQKLLAHEHAWVRCNAAKIIALILSNYDYARVGAQLAKAQQHTDYANGNGVDANAAKFDFIYANPVYDIKSLVLDLCAQVVPGDTQQNMIDEIVKIFLFIGNMLRDVPFSVKQEKQEDDAAEEKENTAVEQKEEHTTGTKINLYWLVRNIRFLINREVAKAPHSTVVRSALFTLIEGLITLLNVEILERLAPPLLGALVREMSEEDQNVDGDLRQLALRVGSRLRKRIGSDLYDKLRTRTQTALMRRRAERKKVLAQEKIHDPLRAAKRKAATQERKKSAKRLKADVMRGKAADTKQKLKKRKRKADEELF; this comes from the exons ATGGCGGAAATATTGCATAAAACTAAAAACACCAACACTTTTCGG TATAAATCCTTTGTGGACCGTGTTAATGAGATTGATATACGGCGTTTGGCTTTGTACCGCATTGGACATGAAAACGAAGAACTGCCAGAGGACGAAAATGAAACATGTTTCCATCAAACGCTGAAGAAATGGATAGTTTTAAACTTAACAGACGAGTTCGGCCAATTCAGCCGCAGATGTCTGAAGGTGGTAACATTGCCACAACTGGTGCACAAAAAAGACTTTGTGATAGATCTCTTGTTAGAGCGTCTCTCGACGGCCACAACTCTATCATTGCAGCCATTGTTGGAATTATTATACGTGTTAGCGCGCGATTTGCGTGAGGATTTCTACCCGTACTTTCAGCGCGTACTCGATCGACTCATTTGTCTGCTGAATACTCAAGACGCAGAGCAATTAGAATGGACATTGGTTTGCTTGGCTTACTTATTCAAAGCACTAAAACCGTACTTGAAGAAAAACATCGGTGTGGTGTTCCATGCCATTTTGCCACTACTAGATGAACAGCGTTACGAAGAGCATGTAACCAATTTTGCCGTGGAGTGTTTCTCCTTTATAGCACGTGATGTACGCGATTATCGCAAATTTCTTGATTTCGTTTTGGACACAATAGCACGCGAGCAGGTGGACAGCATAACAGGATGTGGGCGTTTGCTCTTTGAAATTGTGCGTGGTGTGAAAGGTCAATTCCATTCGGTAGCGGGGGATTTTCTCCAATTTATGTTTGAATGCTTAGTTGACGAACAGCGGGCCAAATCACAGGACAAACTGCAATTGCTCTGTGAAATTGTTAAGCAGTCTGTGCAAGAGTTGCTCAACTTTTTGTCGCCTCAAAGCATGCCGCTCTATTGGAACAAACTCTGCAATGTAACCCAAAACATGATGTTAGCTGGTGTAGGAGCTTCGGAACAATTAGTATATATTCTGCCGTTATACATACTCGCAGCCGAGCACCGCAATGGTAAACATCTGTGCGAATTAGACGTGGTGGTACCAACTATAATCAAGATGTTGGACTACTGTGGGCAAGAAAAAGCAAAAGGGAAAGCGGAAGGAGCACTACATTTACTCGTAGAATTAGTTAGCAAGGTATTACTGGCAAATAATGCCCACCTGACACAGTTAGATACCAGCCGATTAATGAAGAAAGCGTTGAGCGTGCAACAACGCGATATTTATGCGCAATTTGTGTTACTTGTTGGTGTGCATGCGCAGTTCGAATTATTAGTGCTACCTTCTGTCGTTGCGAACTTTGAGGACAAGTTTGATGAGCCTGCATTTGAGCTGTTGGCACGCGTTGTCCTGCATAAGCGCCCACTGGCAGGCAATGCATTTGCACTGGATTCATGGCAGccttatattttacatataaaacaacaaaacacgcttgaaaaattgaaagaaaaaataaagacacttgcatttaatgaaaatgtattGGAGGAAGAGAGTAATGCTTTGCGGGAGCAAGTTTTATTGCTAATTTTAGCACCACATATTGCTGGGTTGGAAAAAGAGGCACTTGAGCCTAAGCTAAACACCATTTTGAACCAAATTTTAGATAGCTTAAATGCTGATAATAATTTAGCGCAGAAATTGACCTTATACTCGCTCGTTCTCGAGACGCACATACATCTCAAATTTAAATGTGTGTCGAGTTTTGTACAACGCTCCATAGAGACGCTGCTACCCCATGCAACAACTAACCTACAAGCTTTGGGCGCGCTGGATCAGCTCCTAAGCGCAACGCCCAAATTTACCGAGGAAGAAATTCAACGCATATCAGAACTTTTGGTGCCCCTGCTCAGTTCGCATGCGCATGATGTACGCCTGCTCGCTGCGCACTGCCTACAAACGCTGCATCGCCAAACGAAGCTGGCTCATCCCTACAAAATATTCTATGCCGCCGAATGCATTGAACCAAACGTGCATAATTATCGTGAGCAATTGCTGCAACTGCAGCAACTCGAGACGGCCGGCGAACTCTACCGCGCCATCGAGAAAGAGGAGTCTCAGCGCGATATCTATAAGCGGCACATACTGCGCTTTCTGCTCGGCATGTTGTACCACAACTTCAAGTTTGTCTGGGAGCCGGTACTAAAACTAATAGAATCATACGCGCAAGCGATGAGCGTCGCAGACTTTTGGGCGATTTATCACCAGCTATTGCAGCAAACAGCTGAAAGCATAGACTACACTGTAACTGCCGCGCAGGATACCACCGCCGCCGCGATAGAAACTGTGCCTTGCTGGCGCAGCGCGATCTTAAATGAGTTGCTACCCGCGTTGCAATTGCCCAAACAAACGCAACAACAATTGCTGAACTATCGCAACCTGTTGTGGATGCGTTTGCCACAATTTGGGCAAATGGCACAGCAAAAAAATCGCGATCTTGTCGGTCTCTTTCTGCAATTCGTTAACGAGGAATACCGCGCGCGTTTGGAAAGGCGCGAACTGACTTGGGATCTTACGCAGCTCGCGGCCGGCCAAGCGCAGGATCAAATCGCAGAGGCAGAGACTTTAGACAGCGATGCGGAGGAGGATGACGATAAGCAAACAG AACGCCCGCGCAAAACTGGACGTCGCGGCAAACAGCGCAAGGATCAACAAGGTTTCATCGCCAAAAGCATACTGCAAACGCTACAAAGCAAACTTGGCGTATTTGCCGCGCAAACGAATCCACGTTCCCTATATCGCGAACCTGAATTATACGCGCTCTACATGGACCTGCTCGCTGGTCCGAATGCACAGTTGCAACGCGCCGCGCTCGACTGCATACTCAGGTACAAATCGAAAGCGTTGATGCCACACAAGGAACACCTATACGCATTGGTGGATGAGGTGAAATTCAAAGAGGAATTAGTCAACTTCAAATTAGATGAAGCTGTTAGCGAGGAACAGCGGCCAGAGCTCATGAAAATACTACTACGCATATTGTATGGCAAAATGATCACCAAAGGCACACAGCGCGCGCTGAGCGCACAAGCGCGTAAATCACTGATTCTCCGCTTCCTGGGACAGTGCACCACCGAAGAGATTCTGTGGTTCTTGGAAATGGCTTTCGGCAAGTATGCCAAATACACCGACGCTGCTTTGCCGCTGGAACAGATACCAGCGCTAGTGTTGGCCGATTTCGATACACACGCCGCGTGGTCGCCGAAAAAGCTGCAAAGCATAGTAAATCTGCTGGAGCTGATACGCAAAGAGTTTGGCGGCCTAATGAAGCGTGACTTCCACATTTATATGCTGAAACTGCTAACATTCGTGGGCTGTGCTTGTAATGCCATTTTGCTGTTGCCCGCCGCGCAGCTGGCGCTTATACATCcgaagatgtgtgtggtctacaAAAATGTGCGCAACGCCGCTTTGCTGAGTTTGGTGAACTTCTTCGCGCACATCGACGAATTCGAATGGGAGGCCGCGCAGGTTCGCTGCTTGACTGAAGTTTATGTTTGGCCAGTCATCGAAAAGCTGCCACAAGATGCCATTCACACGCCGACACCGTTGTTGCGTCTACTCTTACAGTGGGGTGAGAAGCCGCAGCATTTCAACTTCTTAGCGCAACGACGCACAGATGTAGACTCGCAGGAGACACCGATTATCTTCCATTATGTGGTAGCGCTGTTGTTGAATGAGAAAGCGAAGCCCGCGGTACGACGTCCCATTATGGCGTTGGTCGAGCGCCTGTTGGATCCCAAATCGAAAGTGGAACTAGTGGAAGTTACTGGTCTACATATTGTAAAACCTTACATTCCGGAACTCTTGAAACGCCTGCGCATGAACTTTAGCACGCGCGCCGCCAAGCAAGCAATTGACAAACGCGACCTCAATATACTGTCGTTACTCACCGCACATGTGGAGGACGCAGCGACATGTGACAGCTTATTGCAGCTCTTACTGCCAATACTCATCGCGAAGTCTCAGCGCAACGCCAGTGAAGAAGTAGTCACGCAAGTTATAACGACACTTGCGAATCTCATCAAGCAGCTCGACGCACCCGAGACCTATTTACGGAAACTCGCGCCGCTTTTCGAGCAGACACAAGAGGTGAACGCGCGCAAACTGTTGTGTCAGCTAGTCACGGACATTGCGCGCAAGCGCCATAAACAGGCTACTCAGAGTAATGACGAAGCGCTTATTGCGCAGGCGACGCGCTTACAACGCACCGCGCGCCTTACCAGCATGCTGAACGCCTGGGACAAACGCTGGGTGGAGCAACCCGACTACGACAAGCGCTTGGATGCGCTTAAAGAAATAGCGCAGCTCTTGGACGCTGAACATGATGGCGTTGATATAGAGCTTGGCGTGCTCGCGATCTACAACTGCGTTTACTTCATTAAATATGACAAAGATATGGGCTTGCGCGACAATGCCAGCGAACACTTGCGTTTGCTGTTACCGCGCCTCGCTCAACGCTACGCCGCTACTGCAGATGATAAACCCAACCTGGACTATTTAGTTGGCGACGTGGCCATTAATTTGCTCAGGCGCTTATTGCGCGACAATAACGACAATGTGCGCTACGAAGGCATACGCTTATTGGGCGAATTGGCGCGCCAAGCGCCTACAACGCACGCGGTCTTGCAAGACTTGGCGCCACTTGGCGATCAGCAAGACGCAGAGGTGGATTTCTTCGAGAATCTTACACACTTACAAACACATCGCCATGGACGCGCGCTGCTTAAATTCAACTCTCACGCGCAGACGTTGACGCAACGACCATGCACGCGCACGCTGACGGAGTTTGTGTTGCCGCTGGCCACGCGCTATCTCTTGCAGGAGAAGCATGCTGGTAAGCACACGCTTATAGACGCCGCTATTGAGACGGTAGGCGTGGTATGTCAACTGCTGCCCTGGCAGCAGTATCACGCGCTGCTGCGCTACTATCTCACCAAGTTGCGCAGCTCACAGGAGCATCAACGTCAATGCGTGCGCATTGTGGTGCGCATACTCGACGCGTTCCATTTTGACTTGACACAAGCGCAAGCCGATGCGCAAGCGCTGCAACAGCTGCGCGCTAAGTTGAGCAGTGAGGAAATAACTGAAGCAGAGGAGAAGCCCGAAACCGCTGCGAAAAAAGAAATAGTAACAGCAGATAACGAGGCAATAGAGGCGGAAGATGCGGATGAAAAGGAAATGGAAGTCGATGTTGAGGACGAGGACACCGCGCTCGCTGCAGAACTTGCTGCTGCGGACATGGATGCTACAGCAGCGCAGGACGACACCGCACCTGCTATTTGCGTGCTTAACGCCGCGCTAGTGCTGCCCGCCGGCGCTGCCAAGCGTGTTATGCTCACAATCACCAGCATACTCATACCGACGCTCAATCGCGCAATCACAGAGCAGAGCTCATACGATAACAAGCACAAAGTCAATCGTAAGCGTTTCAGCGCAGAGCGCGAGGAGGAGGAGATACTGCGTGTGCCAATCGCGCTGGCGCTGGTTAAACTGATGCAAAAGTTGCCCAAGGACCTAATGGAGGCGAGCTTACCAGGCGTTTTCATGAAAGTTTGCACCTTTTTGCGCTCGCCACTAAAGTCGGTGCGCATGCTAACGCGTGACATACTGAAAAAGATTATGCTCGCGCTGGGCGCCAGCTACCTGGCGCTGCTTATGGACCACTTGCAATCGCTATTGACGCGCGGCTTTCAAGTGCACGTGCTTGCCGTCACTGTGCACGGTGTCTTGGATGCGCTGCGTGAACAATTGCAGCCAAGCGATATTGAAAACTGTCTGCACAACCTGCTCGACGTGGCGTTGAACGATATATTCGGTGAAATCACCGCCGAAAAGGAAAACGAAAAGATTGCCGCGCACACGCCCGAAGCTAAACCGAGCGCCAAAAGCTACCTGGTGCTACACATAGTGGCGCGCAATATACAAGACAATTGTCTGCTGGATCTGCTCATGCCGTTCAAGGAGCATCTCACGCGCTCGCACTCGCGTAAAGTCACCTTGAAAATACAGGATTGCTTTGCGAAGATAGTGAGCGGTTTGGTGGAGAATGCGCACATATCGCGCGAGAGTTTGCTCATCTTCATCTACGGCACAGTTTCGGAGAGTATCACTGATCTGCTGCCGGGCACACAGAAGCGCGCGCTTAGCGAACAGGAGAAGGAGCGTATGCGACGCGCGCGTCCCGACTGCTTCATCATACAACCGGCGCCGCGCACACGTTCCGGCGCGGTCAATAAGCGCGTGCAATCGAACGCACAAGCCAATGCGCATATACTTATCGAATTCGGTCTGGAGCTATTGCAAATCGTTTTGAAACGCAAAAAACTGGTAGAAGTGGACTATCAGCCTTTCTTGAACCCCTTACTGCCGCTTCTACGCGACGCGCTGAAAAGTACACATGTGCGCGTGGTGACTTTTGCATTGAAATGCTTTGGCGCCATTTGGAACGACGCTTATGAGTTGCCGGCGCTGCAGCAGCAATATCTCAGCGACGTCGTGGAGCGCATGTTCGAAATATTGAAGAACATATCCACCTTTGGCGCCATCAAGCAAGATGAGAATCTTCAATTGGTTAAATCGTGCTACAAAGCCATCGTGGCGTTGCTGCGCAAATGCAGCGATTACGAGCTGACGCCCGAGCAACTGCAACAGCTCGTGCTCTATGTCGAGCAAAACCTGTACGAGGGCGAACATCAGACGCTCTCCTTTTCACTGCTCAAAGCGCTCATTGCGCGACGCGTTGAGGCCGAGTCGTTCCATCAGATAATGAAACGCATCGGCGATATGTCGATCCAATCACAGTCGGACTTTGTGCGCGACGAGGCGCGCAATATACTGGTCACCTACATCATGGAATATCCACTGAAGAAGCGCGTCGATcagattgtaaaattcttcacAGTACAACTACGCTATTCGTTGCCGTCGGGTCGGCAGTCGGTCATACAATTCCTGCATGCTTTAATCAAGAAGTTCCCGCTGAAGATACTTTCCAAGCGTGCGGAATTCCTTTATATCTCGCTGGGACCACGTTTGGTCAACGACGAGGACCCGGGTTGCCGCAAGGCGATCGCCGAGTGCATCGAGCTGCTGATTACGCGTTTGGAGAAAGTCGATCGTCAGCGTTTATTCGACATGACACTGCTCTTCTTCGAAGCCGGCAATAAGCCATCGGTGGCAGAAATGGCTGCGTCGCTTTGCTCGCGTTTTCTGAACGCGGAGAAGCAATCCTTCGCGCCGCGACTCAAACTCGTGCTGCCCACAATTGTAGCGCGTCTCACAATGAATAATCCAAGCGCGCCCGGCAGATTTGTGCGCGCGCCGACGGCGCTGGGCTTTGACGTGGATGAAGAAAAACTCAAGAAGCGCAGAAAATACAAT AAAGTGAAAGGCCAAAACACCAAGCAAGTCGAGGAAATCGTGCTCACTGAGGAGGAGGTAGCCAAAACGGCTGAGGACCATCAACGCGCCATCGACCACGAAATCATACAAATACAATATTGCCTGCTTAAGATGTTGGACTACTGCAGCGTGGAGCTGCTCAGCGGCAACAATGCCGAATTGAGTCACGTGATCGACGAACTGGCTTATGAATCACAGAAGCTGCTAGCGCATGAGCATGCCTGGGTGCGCTGCAATGCGGCCAAAATTATCGCGCTCATTTTGAGCAACTACGATTATGCGCGTGTTGGCGCACAACTGGCGAAGGCTCAGCAGCACACAGACTATGCAAACGGCAATGGTGTGGACGCTAATGCAGCGAAATTCGATTTCATTTATGCCAATCCCGTTTACGATATTAAATCGTTGGTGTTGGACTTATGCGCCCAAGTGGTGCCCGGCGACACGCAACAGAATATGATTGATGAAATAGTCAAGATCTTCCTGTTCATTGGCAATATGCTGCGCGATGTGCCTTTTAGTGTTAAGCAAGAGAAACAGGAAGACGACGCAGCTGAGGAAAAGGAGAACACGGCGGTGGAGCAGAAGGAGGAGCATACGACGGGTACAAAGATTAATTTGTACTGGCTGGTACGCAACATACGCTTCCTGATTAACAGGGAGGTGGCTAAGGCGCCACATTCTACCGTCGTG CGGTCAGCACTTTTCACGCTAATCGAGGGTCTCATCACGCTGCTTAATGTGGAAATACTGGAAAGGCTGGCGCCCCCGCTGCTAGGTGCGCTGGTACGTGAAATGTCCGAGGAGGACCAAAATGTGGACGGTGACTTGCGGCAATTGGCGCTACGCGTTGGTAGTCGTTTGCGCAAGCGCATTGGCTCCGATCTGTATGATAAGTTGCGCACGCGCACGCAAACTGCATTAATGCGCCGGCGCGCTGAACGTAAGAAAGTGCTGGCGCAGGAAAAGATACACGATCCGTTGCGTGCGGCTAAGAGAAAGGCTGCCACTCAGGAACGCAAAAAATCGGCGAAGCGCTTGAAGGCGGATGTGATGCGCGGCAAGGCAGCAGACACGAAGCAAAAACTAAAGAAACGCAAGCGCAAAGCGGACGAAGAgctattctaa
- the LOC120771774 gene encoding uncharacterized protein LOC120771774: MLRCIRFGEVLLDETFRTFLICNQCQTEFVEVPEFRVHLATTPCGQRLFKEDVIGLKFGAAQVTRTSKEKTYLLYNPADVQLATTETVISSATGTAEGGDDAYLDLMKIEEELLDPRWYTDIANAQTEVTGPQAAGPLSSTINANKPMEYKELVEAVGPYVQFKENAAKRKPNSVVVRRFPNKSDNSAVAKNNPVLQTKLEPSNDQKSVRLLNPAVKRKLDMAPKQVQFNDKTTVKYVINEKLCTNSAPITEEITLNNGAVVKRRKTINIPTEQTSMRQDLQEQAIRRSSDVPKSTIGIATVRKTVTQPPNAVGANKTAKSHNITIAPTVVSSKIVAPAKLASTAAPKTDAAAKIKGPLPNTRVIATQMNGKNQIIHSNLLVKNPITYARANSNGITSEKPLPNRTASVSVNKVAPIATKPQPRTVTTSGVGATPVAVVASMKQTAPPALAPLSSSNPTATAQQKTNDILNKLQTRGLQVKRTQPPVTTSVNTSQQNKTLELLQKLQSKGMKVKILNGKEALCASGATVAQTSGSINLPTTAVRDAKVVCNVGSTALAMVKPNKTILNNKLIIKKVK, from the exons ATGTTGCGTTGCATACGTTTCGGTGAGGTGTTACTGGATGAGACTTTCCggacatttttaatatgtaatcAGTGCCAGACGGAATTCGTGGAAGTGCCCGAGTTTCGTGTACATCTTGCGACCACCCCCTGCGGACAGCGGCTATTTAAGGAAGATGTAATTGGCCTAAAATTTGGTGCCGCACAAGTCACGCGCACCAGCAAAGAAAAAACA TATTTGTTGTATAATCCAGCGGATGTGCAATTAGCTACCACAGAAACAGTGATAAGCAGCGCCACAGGAACAGCAGAAGGTGGCGACGATGCCTATTTagatttaatgaaaattgaGGAAGAATTACTCGATCCGCGTTGGTACACAGATATTGCAAACGCACAGACTGAAGTTACTGGTCCACAAGCTGCTGGACCATTATCGAGTACGATTAATGCCAATAAACCGATGGAATATAAAGAACTCGTAGAGGCTGTGGGACCATATGTCCAATTCAAGGAAAACGCCGCTAAAAGAAAACCAAACAGCGTTGTGGTAAGACGTTTTCCCAATAAGTCTGATAATTCCGCTGTTGCTAAAAACAATCCAGTATTACAAACGAAACTTGAGCCAAGCAACGACCAAAAATCGGTGCGTTTGCTGAATCCTGCTGTGAAACGAAAACTTGATATGGCACCTAAGCAAGTGCAATTTAATGATAAAACGactgtaaaatatgtaattaatgaGAAATTATGTACAAATTCTGCGCCAATTACTGAAGAAATAACCCTAAATAATGGCGCGGTGGTAAAGCGACGTAAAACGATAAATATACCAACAGAGCAAACAAGCATGCGACAAGACCTGCAGGAACAAGCAATTCGGCGAAGTTCAGATGTACCAAAAAGTACAATCGGAATAGCCACAGTACGTAAGACTGTCACACAACCACCAAATGCAGTGGGAGCTAACAAAACTGCAAAATCGCACAATATCACTATTGCTCCGACTGTGGTAAGTTCAAAGATTGTAGCTCCAGCAAAATTGGCATCAACAGCTGCACCTAAAACCGACGCAGCAGCAAAGATCAAAGGCCCGTTGCCTAATACACGTGTGATAGCTACACAAATGAATGGCAAAAATCAAATAATCCATTCCAATTTGTTGGTTAAAAATCCTATCACATACGCCAGAGCCAACTCGAATGGCATAACAAGCGAAAAACCGCTACCAAATCGAACCGCGTCCGTATCTGTCAACAAAGTAGCACCAATAGCTACAAAACCACAACCACGTACTGTTACTACATCGGGCGTAGGAGCAACACCAGTTGCAGTCGTCGCGTCTATGAAACAAACAGCGCCACCCGCACTAGCACCCTTATCAAGTAGTAATCCCACTGCCACGGCTCAACAGAAAACCAATGATATATTAAACAAACTGCAGACGCGCGGCTTGCAGGTGAAGCGCACGCAGCCGCCCGTCACAACATCGGTCAATACAAGTCAACAGAACAAAACGTTGGAGCTGCTGCAAAAACTCCAATCCAAAGGCATGAAAGTGAAAATCCTCAATGGCAAAGAGGCGTTGTGTGCAAGTGGTGCGACGGTAGCACAAACTAGTGGCAGCATCAATTTGCCAACCACTGCAGTGAGAGATGCGAAAGTCGTGTGCAACGTGGGAAGTACTGCGTTGGCGATGGTGAAACCAAATAAGACGATTTTAAACAATAAGCTCATAATTAAGAAAGTAAAGTAG